One genomic window of Spirochaetota bacterium includes the following:
- the obgE gene encoding GTPase ObgE, whose amino-acid sequence MDPFLDEITLAVTAGHGGPGAVSFRREAGVPKGGPDGGDGGKGGDVIFICDRRETTFYKLRTKRELFARNGDSGKGCMMSGKAGDDLIIRLPEGSVIFSEDGAVVADLTRDGETFIGARGGKGGKGNKFYTTSTNRAPDYAQHGLSGEAFTYRLEIKLIADVGLVGLPNAGKSTLIAHLTKAHPKIAAYPFTTLTPHLGVCYIDVDASFIIADIPGIIEGAHEGLGLGISFLKHVERTRVLAFVIDLYEVDPATAYRTLLNELLQYKDELAKKPAIAVLTKTDLIDVELLPEMIREFREGIRGSTIEEVFAISAATGDGVAPMRNALYHISQRHKTAVSS is encoded by the coding sequence ATGGATCCCTTTCTTGATGAAATAACGCTCGCAGTCACCGCCGGTCACGGCGGTCCGGGCGCAGTATCGTTCCGCCGCGAGGCGGGCGTACCCAAGGGCGGCCCGGACGGCGGCGACGGCGGCAAAGGCGGCGACGTCATTTTCATCTGCGACCGGCGCGAGACAACGTTCTACAAGCTCCGCACGAAACGGGAATTGTTCGCCAGGAACGGCGACAGCGGCAAAGGCTGTATGATGTCGGGAAAGGCGGGCGACGACCTCATCATACGGCTCCCCGAGGGAAGCGTGATATTCTCCGAGGATGGTGCTGTCGTTGCCGATCTTACCAGGGATGGAGAAACGTTCATCGGCGCACGCGGCGGCAAGGGCGGCAAGGGCAATAAATTCTACACGACGTCGACGAACCGTGCGCCTGACTATGCGCAGCATGGATTATCCGGCGAGGCGTTCACCTATCGGCTCGAAATAAAGCTCATCGCGGATGTGGGTCTTGTGGGGCTCCCGAATGCAGGCAAGTCAACGCTCATAGCGCATCTGACGAAGGCGCATCCGAAGATAGCCGCGTATCCGTTCACCACGCTCACGCCGCATCTGGGCGTCTGTTACATCGATGTGGACGCGAGCTTCATCATCGCCGATATCCCCGGCATCATCGAAGGTGCGCATGAAGGCCTGGGCCTCGGGATATCGTTCCTCAAGCATGTCGAGCGTACGCGAGTGCTCGCTTTCGTCATCGATCTCTACGAGGTCGATCCTGCCACCGCCTACCGGACGCTCCTCAATGAGCTTCTGCAGTACAAGGATGAGCTCGCGAAAAAACCGGCCATCGCCGTCCTCACGAAGACCGATCTCATCGATGTCGAGCTCCTCCCCGAGATGATCCGGGAATTCCGGGAAGGGATACGCGGGAGCACCATCGAAGAGGTGTTCGCCATTTCCGCGGCTACCGGCGACGGTGTCGCGCCGATGAGGAACGCGCTCTACCACATATCACAGCGGCATAAGACCGCGGTGTCGTCCTGA
- a CDS encoding transglycosylase SLT domain-containing protein has translation MQRIQHIRRIIFWLMLSAIAGTQFSCYEYEQFVRRGLAGENLFELEVYGERMTASDEIKIIELDGFTVDDFADDTVKSYIKGFQTGGRRWFQAALDRGQLYIPYIKKIFKQYDIPEDLAYLPIIESEFVIGCKSPVGAFGIWQFMSQTAVIYDLRINYWVDERKDPIKSTHAAAKHLKRLYPNFKSWVLALAAYNAGGGKISRSIKRYKTNVFWELVQKKALADETRRYIPKFIAATMIAKNPERYGFKVNAPAVDFGHYDVVYIDDAADITMLASMIECDQKTIMTLNPELNQWITPPKAMRYPLRLPKGKAAVFNETFAQIPPEERVTFRQHTLRMGESLWQLAAFYNVPVTAIMDVNKLRSSKIVQVGERILIPVSGLGNAKQIDEKEYEARQAEIALGKYVNFKRLKPPGYDHRDVIYCVGRNETMWTIAMKLKISMDEIRAWNSLPGYFVGEGEEIFLRIPVKNAGSKR, from the coding sequence ATGCAACGCATACAACACATTCGACGGATCATCTTCTGGCTGATGCTCTCTGCCATCGCCGGCACGCAATTTTCCTGTTATGAATATGAGCAGTTCGTACGCCGCGGGCTTGCCGGGGAGAACCTCTTCGAGCTTGAGGTGTACGGTGAGCGCATGACCGCTTCCGATGAGATAAAGATCATCGAGCTTGACGGTTTCACCGTTGATGATTTCGCCGACGATACGGTGAAGTCCTATATCAAGGGTTTTCAGACCGGCGGCAGACGCTGGTTCCAGGCGGCGCTCGATCGCGGGCAGCTCTATATCCCGTACATTAAAAAGATATTCAAGCAGTATGATATCCCGGAAGACCTTGCGTATCTCCCCATCATCGAGAGCGAATTCGTCATCGGCTGCAAGTCGCCCGTGGGCGCTTTCGGCATCTGGCAATTCATGTCACAGACCGCCGTCATCTACGACCTGCGCATCAACTACTGGGTGGATGAGCGTAAGGACCCCATCAAATCGACACACGCCGCCGCGAAGCATCTCAAACGGCTCTATCCGAATTTCAAGAGCTGGGTATTGGCACTTGCCGCGTACAATGCCGGCGGGGGGAAGATATCACGTTCCATAAAGCGATATAAAACGAACGTGTTCTGGGAGCTCGTGCAGAAGAAAGCGCTCGCGGACGAGACGAGGCGCTACATACCGAAATTCATCGCGGCCACGATGATAGCGAAGAACCCCGAGCGTTACGGGTTCAAAGTGAACGCACCCGCGGTCGATTTCGGGCACTACGATGTCGTGTACATCGACGATGCGGCAGACATTACAATGCTCGCTTCCATGATCGAGTGCGATCAGAAAACGATAATGACGCTCAACCCCGAGCTCAATCAGTGGATAACGCCGCCGAAGGCGATGCGCTATCCGCTCCGCCTCCCGAAGGGAAAAGCCGCCGTGTTCAATGAGACGTTCGCGCAGATACCGCCCGAGGAGCGTGTAACGTTCCGGCAGCACACCCTGCGCATGGGTGAATCGCTCTGGCAGCTCGCTGCGTTCTACAATGTCCCCGTAACCGCCATCATGGACGTGAACAAACTGCGCTCGTCAAAGATAGTACAGGTCGGGGAACGCATACTCATCCCGGTGAGCGGGCTCGGGAACGCCAAGCAGATAGACGAGAAAGAGTACGAGGCACGCCAGGCGGAGATCGCGCTCGGGAAGTATGTCAATTTCAAGAGGCTCAAACCGCCGGGCTACGACCATCGCGATGTCATCTACTGCGTCGGAAGGAATGAGACGATGTGGACCATTGCGATGAAACTGAAGATAAGCATGGATGAGATACGGGCGTGGAATTCGCTCCCCGGCTATTTTGTGGGCGAGGGGGAGGAGATATTCCTCCGCATACCGGTGAAGAATGCTGGCAGCAAGCGCTAG
- a CDS encoding 4Fe-4S binding protein, whose translation MAHKITEDCVACGVCLPECPKGAILEGDPIYTIEAAKCDDCGSCVAVCPSEAIKKA comes from the coding sequence ATGGCCCACAAAATAACAGAAGATTGCGTTGCCTGCGGAGTCTGCCTTCCTGAATGCCCGAAAGGCGCGATACTGGAGGGAGACCCGATCTATACGATAGAAGCCGCAAAATGCGACGATTGCGGAAGCTGCGTGGCCGTATGCCCGAGCGAAGCGATCAAGAAAGCGTAA
- a CDS encoding SH3 domain-containing protein, translating to MPESEKKYVAKKLYSVKKGDIILAEKDGMVLVRVNDVDFWTKVDKENIAPLPKTNVFGFCENTATITNAINVYELPDISSKVVDKISKGMLVQIVETADYFVKISTPKVETYGWAQKKDLSDYSDYSSRSGAKAKVTIKEDSANVYIGDIKLQKGIETGHDYKTYNARLAAKSVPVSKANINSYSPTFENYPPYQRAIEQIKNGSTMQYFERAYIYTNFPHGESTVIFKQFAFVNKNSPDGGDFLARDIDGSGGFAYSKLEFYNIYGEKTGEWFGNPEGRASITYDGNYMLLIDAGGFSDNGMYGARTTGYLDKYGRLVKRLDYDSDPVDKYYCVSHSRHNYRPNAPAIDISILSPESNIPLIRFIHQEKPGKGYNISVGSPTANDEGGFAEGWNIAYKAS from the coding sequence ATGCCTGAAAGTGAAAAGAAATATGTTGCAAAGAAATTATATTCAGTAAAAAAAGGGGATATAATACTTGCCGAAAAAGACGGCATGGTATTGGTAAGGGTTAATGATGTGGACTTTTGGACAAAGGTCGATAAAGAAAATATCGCACCACTTCCCAAAACGAATGTATTTGGCTTTTGCGAGAATACCGCTACGATCACTAATGCCATCAATGTTTATGAATTGCCGGATATTTCGAGCAAGGTCGTTGATAAAATCAGTAAAGGCATGCTTGTCCAAATTGTAGAAACGGCTGATTATTTTGTGAAAATATCAACACCGAAAGTTGAAACGTATGGTTGGGCGCAAAAAAAGGATTTGAGCGACTACAGTGATTACTCCTCGAGGTCAGGGGCAAAAGCGAAAGTTACGATTAAGGAAGATTCCGCAAATGTATATATCGGAGATATTAAGCTTCAAAAGGGTATTGAAACAGGTCATGATTACAAAACCTATAATGCTCGCCTTGCGGCGAAATCGGTTCCTGTTTCAAAAGCAAATATAAATAGCTACTCGCCTACATTTGAAAATTATCCACCGTATCAACGTGCAATTGAACAAATAAAAAATGGTTCGACCATGCAGTACTTTGAACGCGCGTATATTTATACCAACTTCCCACATGGCGAGTCAACAGTCATTTTTAAACAATTTGCTTTCGTTAACAAGAATAGCCCCGACGGCGGTGATTTTCTTGCTAGGGATATAGATGGCAGTGGCGGATTCGCCTATTCGAAATTAGAGTTTTATAACATTTATGGTGAAAAAACCGGCGAATGGTTTGGCAATCCTGAGGGGAGAGCCTCCATAACGTACGATGGGAACTATATGCTCTTAATTGATGCGGGAGGATTTAGTGATAATGGGATGTATGGCGCCCGCACAACTGGTTATCTTGATAAATATGGACGATTGGTAAAACGACTTGATTATGATTCTGACCCAGTAGACAAGTATTATTGCGTTTCTCATAGCCGACACAATTATAGACCCAATGCACCGGCAATAGATATAAGTATCCTCAGTCCAGAATCAAATATTCCACTTATACGATTCATTCATCAGGAAAAACCGGGGAAGGGCTATAATATTTCAGTTGGAAGTCCTACGGCAAATGATGAAGGTGGATTTGCAGAGGGCTGGAATATAGCTTACAAGGCAAGTTAA
- the aroB gene encoding 3-dehydroquinate synthase translates to MKRIKRISVTIPAGLPRRYDITVGEDLFDAAAAFIAKEFPKRRIAVVTDSHVNRYSARLLSALSAVGRGADVCVLQPGERTKKLATIERITDHFFARGYGRDSVFIALGGGVVGDMTAFAASIFTRGVPFVQMPTTIVSMVDSSVGGKTGVDTRYGKNLIGTFDQPQTVFASLDLLTTLPDDEYRFGFSEVIKHALIRDKALFALLEKNIDKIRARDMSFLADCIARNIEIKKSVVEKDEREGGLRQILNFGHTIGHAIERASNYRMNHGRAVGCGLVYESIISSDLGHLTQTDVTRIADLLRGLSIVTPARFDPRRIIPLTRADKKAVGGKARYVMLSSIGTVRSEKGVYSFPVDDAVASRALATRLA, encoded by the coding sequence ATGAAACGCATCAAGCGCATATCCGTAACGATACCGGCAGGACTTCCCCGGAGGTATGATATCACCGTCGGCGAGGACCTGTTCGATGCGGCGGCCGCTTTCATCGCAAAAGAATTCCCGAAGCGGCGCATTGCCGTCGTTACCGATTCGCATGTGAACCGATATTCCGCACGCCTCCTGTCCGCGCTCTCCGCGGTCGGCAGGGGAGCGGACGTCTGCGTTCTTCAACCGGGGGAGCGTACGAAAAAGCTCGCAACGATCGAACGCATCACCGACCATTTTTTCGCCCGCGGCTATGGACGCGACAGCGTGTTCATCGCCTTGGGCGGCGGCGTTGTCGGCGATATGACGGCCTTCGCCGCATCGATATTCACGCGCGGCGTTCCCTTCGTGCAGATGCCCACCACCATCGTTAGCATGGTCGATTCGTCCGTCGGCGGCAAGACCGGCGTGGATACGCGCTACGGCAAGAACCTCATCGGCACGTTCGATCAGCCTCAAACGGTGTTCGCATCGCTCGATCTGCTTACAACGCTCCCGGACGACGAATATCGCTTCGGTTTCTCCGAGGTGATAAAGCACGCCCTTATACGCGACAAGGCGCTCTTCGCTCTCCTCGAAAAGAACATCGACAAGATCCGCGCGCGGGACATGTCATTCCTCGCAGACTGCATAGCACGCAACATCGAGATAAAAAAATCGGTAGTAGAGAAGGATGAGCGCGAGGGCGGGCTTAGGCAGATACTCAATTTCGGGCATACCATCGGCCATGCGATAGAACGCGCGTCGAATTACCGCATGAACCACGGACGCGCGGTGGGCTGCGGCCTTGTGTACGAATCGATAATATCGTCCGACCTGGGTCATCTCACGCAGACCGATGTGACGCGTATTGCCGACCTTCTTCGCGGGCTTTCTATCGTTACGCCGGCCCGTTTCGACCCCCGGCGGATAATTCCGCTCACGCGGGCTGACAAGAAGGCCGTCGGCGGGAAAGCGCGCTATGTCATGCTCAGCAGCATCGGCACGGTGCGTTCTGAGAAGGGTGTATACAGTTTTCCGGTGGATGATGCGGTTGCTTCACGGGCGCTTGCGACGAGGCTTGCATAG
- a CDS encoding chemotaxis protein CheX, whose translation MMFDLPVVNAFSSSAVTILKSYCRTGVSKGDVIVKNSFSPLMGVGVFIGITGMLDTKLMLDMEKDTAFNLASKLNEETIDSIDDIFIATVKEFANMVAGGAINELSTRGIDLDMTTPTLFMGEHMSIVEKANEEILVINYDTDIGCIAMNLIIKKKR comes from the coding sequence ATGATGTTCGATCTCCCTGTCGTCAATGCGTTCAGCTCCTCCGCGGTGACCATACTCAAGTCCTACTGCCGCACCGGTGTGAGCAAGGGCGATGTCATCGTGAAGAATTCGTTCAGCCCGCTCATGGGTGTGGGCGTGTTCATCGGCATCACCGGCATGCTCGACACGAAGCTCATGCTCGATATGGAAAAGGACACCGCGTTCAATCTCGCATCCAAGCTCAACGAAGAGACGATAGATTCCATCGATGATATCTTCATCGCCACCGTGAAGGAGTTCGCCAACATGGTTGCCGGCGGTGCCATCAACGAGCTTTCCACGCGCGGCATAGACCTCGATATGACCACGCCGACCTTGTTCATGGGAGAGCATATGAGCATCGTCGAGAAGGCGAACGAGGAGATACTGGTCATTAACTATGATACCGATATCGGCTGCATCGCCATGAATCTCATCATCAAAAAGAAACGATGA